A single genomic interval of Halomonas sp. GT harbors:
- a CDS encoding MerR family transcriptional regulator encodes MKVGELAKRGSVTAETVRHYTREGLLAPTRHPDNGYQLFSTTDLERLHFIQRARKLGFSVAEIRDILAHADQGDSPCPLVRDLLAHRLPQIRARIAELEALAQRMEQALESWQHMPNGMPDGHSLCRLIESFPEEAPCNHAPCSHKH; translated from the coding sequence ATGAAGGTCGGCGAACTTGCCAAACGCGGTAGCGTTACTGCTGAAACGGTTCGTCATTACACCCGCGAGGGGTTGCTGGCACCCACACGCCACCCTGATAACGGTTACCAGTTATTTTCAACCACTGACTTAGAGCGGCTGCACTTTATTCAACGAGCACGCAAGCTCGGTTTTAGTGTGGCAGAGATCCGCGACATATTGGCCCACGCCGACCAAGGTGACTCCCCTTGTCCATTGGTTCGCGACCTACTTGCCCACCGGCTACCACAAATCCGTGCGCGAATCGCCGAGCTTGAAGCGCTGGCCCAACGCATGGAACAGGCATTAGAAAGCTGGCAGCACATGCCAAATGGCATGCCCGATGGCCATAGCCTATGCCGTTTAATTGAGAGTTTTCCCGAGGAGGCACCATGCAATCACGCACCCTGCAGCCACAAACACTGA